One genomic region from Entelurus aequoreus isolate RoL-2023_Sb linkage group LG14, RoL_Eaeq_v1.1, whole genome shotgun sequence encodes:
- the LOC133664757 gene encoding junctophilin-1-like isoform X2: MTGGRFDFDDGGTYCGGWDDGKAHGQGVCTGPKGQGEYAGSWSNGFEVVGAYTWPSGNVYRGYWAQGKRHGLGVESKGRWTYRGEWTHGFKGRYGVRQSLNTPARYEGTWNNGLQDGYGVETYADGGPDYIRQKYNEPVEVKEIPDEIKPEKTPSSSPHFYRKGTTPSHSPSQSPVPSPTASPTLIQKTLFSSKPPATVNPPNSAGSDNRTPTHESLTAGITKDASKLSLKQEGRQQAPMYSPTKVAVPVSGFPSNGQIHSQYHGYYVKDVKMLPPEEPVDLEDDFHPSSLARLPPPPKKTWAAPAKVTPAPSPTPVPQKANSRAPEPSKMKVPESSKPRTLAETKKASVEISPEIVEETSGPNSILVLLVMLLNVGLAIIFVHFLT, from the exons ATGACGGGCGGTCGCTTCGACTTCGACGATGGCGGCACGTACTGCGGCGGCTGGGACGACGGCAAGGCGCACGGCCAGGGCGTGTGCACCGGACCCAAGGGCCAGGGCGAGTACGCGGGCTCCTGGTCCAACGGCTTCGAGGTGGTGGGCGCGTACACCTGGCCCAGCGGGAACGTGTACCGGGGATACTGGGCGCAGGGCAAGCGCCACGGACTCGGCGTGGAGAGCAAGGGCCGCTGGACGTACCGGGGCGAGTGGACGCACGGCTTCAAGGGGCGGTACGGAGTACGGCAGAGTCTGAACACGCCGGCCCGGTACGAGGGCACCTGGAACAACGGACTGCAGGACGGATACGGCGTGGAGACGTACGCGGATGGAG GCCCGGACTATATTCGGCAGAAATACAACGAGCCGGTGGAAGTGAAGGAGATCCCAGACGAGATTAAACCGGAGAAAACTCCTTCAAGTAGCCCTCATTTCTACCGCAAAGGCACAACGCCGTCACATTCGCCATCTCAGAGCCCGGTCCCCAGCCCCACTGCTTCACCGACTCTCATCCAGAAGACTTTATTCAGCAGTAAACCGCCTGCCACCGTCAACCCCCCGAACTCTGCTGGGAGTGACAACAGAACCCCAACGCATGAGTCCTTAACCGCAG GAATTACAAAGGATGCATCGAAACTTTCTCTCAAACAGGAAGGGAGGCAACAGGCGCCAATGTACTCACCCACCAAGGTAGCCGTGCCGGTCAGTGGTTTCCCGAGCAATGGACAGATCCACTCCCAGTACCACGGTTACTACGTCAAGGATGTGAAGATGTTGCCGCCGGAAGAACCGGTTGACCTGGAGGATGATTTCCACCCGTCGAGCCTGGCGCGCTTGCCTCCTCCTCCCAAAAAAACGTGGGCGGCGCCGGCCAAGGTGACGCCGGCGCCGAGTCCTACCCCGGTCCCGCAGAAGGCGAACAGCAGAGCTCCGGAGCCTTCCAAAATGAAAGTGCCGGAATCGAGCAAACCGAGGACTTTGGCAGAAACCAAGAAAGCGAGTGTGGAAATTAGTCCTGAAATTGTAGAGGAAACGTCG GGTCCTAACTCTATCCTGGTGTTGCTGGTGATGCTACTGAACGTTGGTCTGGCTATCATTTTTGTCCATTTCCTCACCTGA
- the LOC133664757 gene encoding junctophilin-1-like isoform X1: MTGGRFDFDDGGTYCGGWDDGKAHGQGVCTGPKGQGEYAGSWSNGFEVVGAYTWPSGNVYRGYWAQGKRHGLGVESKGRWTYRGEWTHGFKGRYGVRQSLNTPARYEGTWNNGLQDGYGVETYADGGTYQGQWTGGMRHGYGVRQSVPYGMASVIRSPLRTSLASLRSEQSNGTVLRDSLTDSPAGTRGGFVLNFHSDGDGSDKKKGLFRRGSLFGSLQRLRKSDSRSSISSKRSSARSDTTMSRISSSDANSTISFGDNDDYLPLEDNVDATTTESYMGEWKNDKRSGFGVSERSNGMKYEGEWLNNKRHGYGCTVFPDGTKEEGKYKNNVLSRSIRKQLIPMRNTKTKQKVDRAVEGSVRAAAIARTKVEIAISRTSHTRAKAEAADQAAQSASQDSDIARAVAKELSPSFYQPGPDYIRQKYNEPVEVKEIPDEIKPEKTPSSSPHFYRKGTTPSHSPSQSPVPSPTASPTLIQKTLFSSKPPATVNPPNSAGSDNRTPTHESLTAGITKDASKLSLKQEGRQQAPMYSPTKVAVPVSGFPSNGQIHSQYHGYYVKDVKMLPPEEPVDLEDDFHPSSLARLPPPPKKTWAAPAKVTPAPSPTPVPQKANSRAPEPSKMKVPESSKPRTLAETKKASVEISPEIVEETSGPNSILVLLVMLLNVGLAIIFVHFLT; encoded by the exons ATGACGGGCGGTCGCTTCGACTTCGACGATGGCGGCACGTACTGCGGCGGCTGGGACGACGGCAAGGCGCACGGCCAGGGCGTGTGCACCGGACCCAAGGGCCAGGGCGAGTACGCGGGCTCCTGGTCCAACGGCTTCGAGGTGGTGGGCGCGTACACCTGGCCCAGCGGGAACGTGTACCGGGGATACTGGGCGCAGGGCAAGCGCCACGGACTCGGCGTGGAGAGCAAGGGCCGCTGGACGTACCGGGGCGAGTGGACGCACGGCTTCAAGGGGCGGTACGGAGTACGGCAGAGTCTGAACACGCCGGCCCGGTACGAGGGCACCTGGAACAACGGACTGCAGGACGGATACGGCGTGGAGACGTACGCGGATGGAG GTACATACCAGGGTCAGTGGACTGGTGGGATGCGTCACGGGTATGGGGTTCGTCAGAGTGTCCCATACGGCATGGCATCAGTCATCCGCTCGCCTCTCCGAACCTCCCTGGCCTCCCTCCGTAGTGAGCAGAGTAACGGCACAGTGCTGCGCGACAGTCTGACGGACAGCCCTGCCGGCACCCGTGGAGGCTTCGTGCTGAACTTCCATTCAGACGGAGACGGTTCTGACAAAAAGAAGGGTCTCTTCCGCCGCGGCTCTCTCTTCGGCAGTCTACAGCGGTTGCGCAAATCAGACTCGCGCTCGTCCATCTCCAGCAAACGCAGCTCAGCACGTAGCGACACCACCATGAGTCGAATCAGTTCCAGTGATGCCAACTCCACCATAAGTTTTGGAGATAATGATGACTACTTGCCTCTGGAGGACAACGTCGACGCCACCACTACCGAGTCCTACATGGGAGAGTGGAAGAATGACAAGCGCAGCGGTTTTGGTGTCTCCGAGCGGTCCAACGGCATGAAGTATGAAGGAGAATGGTTAAACAATAAGCGCCATGGCTACGGCTGTACTGTCTTTCCCGATGGCACCAAAGAAGAAGGGAAGTACAAGAATAATGTGTTGTCCCGAAGTATCAGGAAACAGTTGATACCAATGAGGAACACCAAGACCAAACAGAAGGTGGATCGAGCCGTTGAAGGATCAGTGAGAGCAGCTGCTATTGCCAGAACCAAAGTAGAGATTGCCATCTCCAG AACATCTCACACTCGGGCCAAAGCAGAGGCAGCAGACCAAGCTGCGCAGTCAGCTAGTCAAGACTCAGACATTGCCAGAGCTGTGGCCAAAGAACTCTCACCCAGCTTCTACCAGCCAG GCCCGGACTATATTCGGCAGAAATACAACGAGCCGGTGGAAGTGAAGGAGATCCCAGACGAGATTAAACCGGAGAAAACTCCTTCAAGTAGCCCTCATTTCTACCGCAAAGGCACAACGCCGTCACATTCGCCATCTCAGAGCCCGGTCCCCAGCCCCACTGCTTCACCGACTCTCATCCAGAAGACTTTATTCAGCAGTAAACCGCCTGCCACCGTCAACCCCCCGAACTCTGCTGGGAGTGACAACAGAACCCCAACGCATGAGTCCTTAACCGCAG GAATTACAAAGGATGCATCGAAACTTTCTCTCAAACAGGAAGGGAGGCAACAGGCGCCAATGTACTCACCCACCAAGGTAGCCGTGCCGGTCAGTGGTTTCCCGAGCAATGGACAGATCCACTCCCAGTACCACGGTTACTACGTCAAGGATGTGAAGATGTTGCCGCCGGAAGAACCGGTTGACCTGGAGGATGATTTCCACCCGTCGAGCCTGGCGCGCTTGCCTCCTCCTCCCAAAAAAACGTGGGCGGCGCCGGCCAAGGTGACGCCGGCGCCGAGTCCTACCCCGGTCCCGCAGAAGGCGAACAGCAGAGCTCCGGAGCCTTCCAAAATGAAAGTGCCGGAATCGAGCAAACCGAGGACTTTGGCAGAAACCAAGAAAGCGAGTGTGGAAATTAGTCCTGAAATTGTAGAGGAAACGTCG GGTCCTAACTCTATCCTGGTGTTGCTGGTGATGCTACTGAACGTTGGTCTGGCTATCATTTTTGTCCATTTCCTCACCTGA
- the LOC133664757 gene encoding junctophilin-1-like isoform X3, whose protein sequence is MTGGRFDFDDGGTYCGGWDDGKAHGQGVCTGPKGQGEYAGSWSNGFEVVGAYTWPSGNVYRGYWAQGKRHGLGVESKGRWTYRGEWTHGFKGRYGVRQSLNTPARYEGTWNNGLQDGYGVETYADGEHLTLGPKQRQQTKLRSQLVKTQTLPELWPKNSHPASTSQARTIFGRNTTSRWK, encoded by the exons ATGACGGGCGGTCGCTTCGACTTCGACGATGGCGGCACGTACTGCGGCGGCTGGGACGACGGCAAGGCGCACGGCCAGGGCGTGTGCACCGGACCCAAGGGCCAGGGCGAGTACGCGGGCTCCTGGTCCAACGGCTTCGAGGTGGTGGGCGCGTACACCTGGCCCAGCGGGAACGTGTACCGGGGATACTGGGCGCAGGGCAAGCGCCACGGACTCGGCGTGGAGAGCAAGGGCCGCTGGACGTACCGGGGCGAGTGGACGCACGGCTTCAAGGGGCGGTACGGAGTACGGCAGAGTCTGAACACGCCGGCCCGGTACGAGGGCACCTGGAACAACGGACTGCAGGACGGATACGGCGTGGAGACGTACGCGGATGGAG AACATCTCACACTCGGGCCAAAGCAGAGGCAGCAGACCAAGCTGCGCAGTCAGCTAGTCAAGACTCAGACATTGCCAGAGCTGTGGCCAAAGAACTCTCACCCAGCTTCTACCAGCCAG GCCCGGACTATATTCGGCAGAAATACAACGAGCCGGTGGAAGTGA